Proteins co-encoded in one Metabacillus sp. KUDC1714 genomic window:
- a CDS encoding NAD(P)-dependent oxidoreductase, whose translation MKKIGFIGLGTMGLPMAGHLLNNDYEVIAYNRTRNKADSLEKQGAIIASSPEEVAKKSEIVFTMLTADQAVEEVILGEKGIIKGAHADLIVVDSSTISPNTSKKVAENLLNEGIEMLDAPVTGSEPQAIEGILTFMVGGKKEIYEKCEPLFYVMGKQAYYMGENGLGSYTKLANNTMGAINLLSFSEAITMAAKSGVDPELFIKVVSGGGARSGMMDNKGPKVLNRDFSPHFMTDLIYKDLGLAADVAKELELPTPVLSLVKEMFQMARAKGYGGEDMSAVIKLYEELAGIEVKKN comes from the coding sequence ATGAAAAAAATTGGCTTTATCGGATTAGGTACAATGGGCCTTCCAATGGCAGGACATTTATTAAACAACGATTATGAAGTTATTGCGTATAATCGCACGAGAAATAAAGCCGACTCCCTTGAAAAACAAGGAGCAATTATTGCATCTTCACCTGAAGAAGTTGCTAAAAAAAGCGAAATTGTTTTCACTATGCTAACTGCGGATCAGGCAGTTGAAGAAGTTATTTTAGGTGAAAAAGGCATTATTAAAGGAGCACATGCCGACTTAATTGTTGTCGATAGCAGTACAATATCGCCAAATACAAGTAAAAAAGTAGCAGAGAACCTTTTAAACGAGGGCATTGAAATGTTAGATGCACCTGTTACTGGTAGTGAACCTCAAGCAATTGAAGGTATTTTAACTTTTATGGTTGGTGGAAAGAAAGAAATTTATGAAAAATGTGAGCCTCTATTTTATGTGATGGGGAAACAAGCTTACTATATGGGGGAAAATGGATTAGGTTCATATACGAAACTAGCTAATAATACGATGGGTGCTATTAATCTATTATCCTTTTCAGAAGCCATAACAATGGCAGCAAAATCTGGGGTTGATCCTGAGCTATTTATAAAAGTCGTCAGCGGCGGTGGTGCTAGAAGCGGGATGATGGATAATAAAGGCCCGAAAGTATTAAATAGAGATTTCTCACCTCATTTTATGACTGATCTTATTTATAAAGATCTAGGATTAGCAGCTGATGTTGCTAAAGAACTTGAACTACCTACCCCTGTTTTATCCTTAGTAAAAGAAATGTTTCAAATGGCAAGAGCTAAAGGATATGGGGGCGAAGATATGAGTGCAGTAATAAAATTGTATGAAGAATTAGCAGGAATCGAAGTAAAAAAGAATTAA
- a CDS encoding SDR family NAD(P)-dependent oxidoreductase, producing MKDHAVYCATKGGVNQLTRVLALEGSSQSINVNAVAPTFT from the coding sequence ATTAAAGATCATGCTGTTTATTGCGCTACAAAAGGCGGAGTAAACCAGTTAACACGTGTGCTAGCGTTAGAAGGGTCTTCTCAAAGTATCAATGTAAACGCTGTAGCTCCAACGTTTACTTAA
- a CDS encoding aldo/keto reductase yields MRTIKLGNSTLEVPVISVGCMRINSLEKNKAEHFVQTALDLGANFFDHADIYGAGECEEIFTDAIHMNDNIREKIFLQSKCGIRQGMFDFSKEHILESVDGILKRLNTDYLDVLLLHRPDTLVEPEEVAEAFDTLESSGKVRHFGVSNQNPTQIELLKKSVKQTIVANQLQLSITNANMISNGFNVNMENDSAINRDGSILDYCRLNDITIQPWSPFQYGFFEGVFLGNDKFPELNQKINEVADKYEVSNTTIAIAWLLRHPANMQPVIGTMNESRLKDCCRASEVHLSREEWYGIYRAAGNVLP; encoded by the coding sequence ATGAGAACAATAAAACTTGGAAACAGCACATTAGAAGTGCCGGTCATTTCAGTCGGCTGCATGCGTATTAATTCACTAGAAAAAAACAAGGCTGAGCACTTTGTCCAAACAGCGCTGGATTTAGGTGCAAATTTCTTCGACCATGCTGATATATACGGTGCCGGAGAGTGTGAAGAGATTTTCACTGATGCGATCCACATGAACGATAATATCCGTGAAAAAATCTTCCTGCAATCAAAGTGTGGTATACGACAAGGAATGTTCGATTTTTCAAAAGAACATATTTTAGAATCTGTAGACGGAATTCTTAAACGATTGAATACAGATTACCTAGATGTTCTTCTTCTACACCGTCCAGATACATTAGTAGAGCCTGAAGAAGTAGCAGAGGCTTTTGATACTCTTGAGAGTTCAGGTAAAGTGCGGCATTTCGGTGTTTCCAACCAAAATCCAACACAAATTGAACTCCTTAAAAAATCAGTCAAACAAACAATTGTGGCAAACCAGCTCCAATTAAGTATTACGAATGCAAACATGATTTCAAATGGTTTTAATGTGAACATGGAGAATGATTCTGCTATTAATAGAGATGGTAGCATACTAGATTACTGCAGACTAAACGATATCACGATTCAGCCCTGGTCTCCTTTTCAATATGGATTCTTTGAAGGAGTATTCCTTGGAAATGACAAGTTTCCGGAATTGAATCAAAAGATTAATGAAGTCGCTGACAAATATGAAGTTAGCAACACTACGATTGCGATCGCGTGGCTATTGCGCCATCCCGCGAATATGCAACCAGTTATCGGTACGATGAACGAGAGCAGATTAAAAGACTGCTGTAGGGCAAGCGAAGTTCATCTTTCGCGCGAAGAATGGTATGGAATCTATCGTGCGGCAGGCAATGTTCTGCCATAA
- a CDS encoding CarD family transcriptional regulator, producing the protein MEVDYLFQIGDNIVYPMHGAGIIKAIEEKEISGEKQQYYVIKMLISNMQVMIPTVKILSSSIRPVTDIIVLKHIIHTFQHGETDRLLPWKQRYKVNSDKIKSGKIKEGAEVVRDLMRMKKEKALNTSEKKMLDNAHEFLISELGLIKGITENQIKSFC; encoded by the coding sequence ATGGAGGTGGATTATTTGTTTCAAATTGGCGATAACATTGTTTATCCAATGCACGGAGCAGGTATAATTAAAGCCATAGAAGAAAAGGAAATCTCAGGAGAAAAACAACAGTATTATGTCATAAAAATGTTAATCAGTAATATGCAAGTCATGATTCCTACGGTTAAAATATTGAGTTCAAGTATACGCCCAGTCACTGACATAATTGTATTAAAACACATCATACACACTTTTCAGCATGGAGAAACAGATAGATTACTGCCGTGGAAACAAAGGTATAAAGTGAATTCGGACAAAATAAAATCGGGGAAAATAAAAGAAGGTGCTGAAGTTGTACGTGATTTAATGCGTATGAAGAAAGAAAAAGCACTTAATACAAGCGAAAAAAAAATGTTGGATAACGCACATGAATTTTTGATTAGTGAACTGGGATTAATTAAAGGGATCACTGAAAATCAAATAAAAAGTTTCTGTTAA
- a CDS encoding ADP-ribosylglycohydrolase family protein has translation MTSNVTLRDKFLGCIAGAHIGSAMGAAVEGWSYQKIEETYGTVDRPLSYEHYNNGWKREPGTTEDGIERQKLMITAIIEKQDRVNAEDVKNMWIRDIKPISIGMVSEPFEATLLAMAKSGIPARDLGKYCDYAGLNSFARSCHPIGLINAGDVKGAKEDVLEVGQLYQTSNSRGLKWATVTALSIAAATTPNATVDSVIGAIYDNCDQDLVVKEIDKGLKHTANCTDFRELRVAFDDIYSGKGTPYAFASANEVVTKGISIFRMVKGNLKEAMISGVNLGRDIDCITAVASGISGSLTGVSSLPEEWIKQTDYATSVNIYTNSQRTIKETADGLFDAYQARLARMQNFIKEMASV, from the coding sequence ATGACTTCAAATGTAACGTTAAGAGACAAATTTCTAGGATGTATTGCAGGTGCACATATTGGTTCAGCAATGGGAGCTGCTGTTGAAGGCTGGTCATATCAAAAAATAGAGGAAACCTACGGAACTGTCGACCGACCATTATCATACGAACATTATAACAATGGGTGGAAGAGAGAGCCGGGTACGACTGAGGATGGCATTGAAAGACAAAAATTAATGATCACAGCTATCATTGAAAAACAAGACCGAGTAAATGCGGAAGATGTTAAAAACATGTGGATTAGAGATATAAAACCAATCTCAATCGGAATGGTCTCAGAACCTTTCGAAGCAACATTGTTAGCTATGGCGAAGAGTGGAATTCCTGCAAGAGATTTAGGGAAATATTGTGATTATGCAGGTTTAAACAGCTTTGCTCGTTCATGTCATCCAATAGGCTTAATAAATGCTGGAGATGTAAAAGGAGCTAAAGAGGATGTATTAGAGGTTGGTCAACTCTACCAGACTTCAAATAGCAGAGGCCTCAAATGGGCGACGGTAACAGCTTTATCAATTGCGGCAGCAACAACACCAAATGCTACTGTTGATAGTGTCATTGGAGCAATATATGATAACTGTGATCAAGACCTTGTTGTAAAAGAAATCGACAAAGGACTTAAACATACAGCAAATTGTACAGATTTTAGAGAATTACGCGTAGCTTTTGATGATATTTATAGCGGAAAAGGAACACCATATGCATTTGCTTCAGCAAATGAAGTTGTAACAAAAGGTATTAGTATCTTTAGAATGGTAAAAGGGAATTTAAAAGAAGCTATGATATCTGGTGTTAATTTGGGTAGAGATATTGATTGTATTACTGCAGTAGCTTCAGGGATTTCAGGCTCTCTGACTGGAGTTTCTTCTTTGCCAGAAGAATGGATTAAGCAAACGGACTATGCGACTAGTGTAAATATCTACACGAACTCGCAAAGAACAATTAAAGAAACGGCAGATGGATTATTTGATGCGTATCAGGCGAGACTTGCAAGAATGCAAAATTTTATTAAAGAAATGGCGAGTGTCTAA
- a CDS encoding carbohydrate ABC transporter permease: protein MKTNLVKRIAIPILLLLAAVGFALPFIWMVSTSLKAADQLFVHPPVWIPNPVNWENYVHAVTEIAFFTQFKNSLIIATISTVGVIISCPLVGYTFARLKWKGRDTLFLITLAVMMIPFPVTMVPLFIVWSKLGLVGTFMPLIIPAFFGVPFYIFLMRQFFKQLPRDLEDAARIDGCSEFGIYLRIMLPLCQPAVLTIALFQFMASWNDFLGPLIYLNDETKYTLQLGLQQFRTAQDTAWGPLMAASVLVALPIIFLYFIVQKRFIQGITFGGVKG from the coding sequence GTGAAGACCAACTTGGTAAAAAGAATAGCTATCCCCATTCTTTTATTATTGGCGGCAGTAGGTTTTGCTCTCCCATTTATCTGGATGGTATCCACATCATTAAAAGCAGCAGACCAACTCTTCGTTCACCCTCCAGTTTGGATACCTAACCCAGTTAATTGGGAGAACTATGTGCATGCTGTGACTGAGATTGCATTTTTTACACAATTTAAGAATTCTCTGATCATCGCTACGATTTCTACTGTTGGCGTCATCATATCTTGTCCATTAGTTGGATATACATTTGCAAGATTAAAGTGGAAGGGGAGAGACACTTTATTTCTTATCACACTAGCAGTTATGATGATTCCTTTCCCTGTAACGATGGTTCCCTTATTTATTGTATGGTCAAAGCTTGGACTTGTTGGAACATTTATGCCTCTGATAATTCCAGCATTCTTCGGTGTTCCTTTCTATATTTTTCTTATGAGGCAGTTTTTTAAACAATTACCTAGGGATTTAGAAGATGCAGCAAGAATAGATGGCTGTTCAGAATTTGGTATATATTTACGTATCATGTTGCCGCTATGCCAACCGGCGGTTTTAACTATTGCTTTATTTCAATTCATGGCATCATGGAATGACTTTTTAGGTCCACTTATTTACTTGAACGATGAAACAAAATATACATTACAACTAGGTTTACAACAATTTAGAACAGCTCAAGATACGGCATGGGGCCCATTGATGGCAGCCTCAGTATTAGTTGCTTTACCAATCATATTTCTTTATTTTATCGTTCAAAAAAGGTTCATACAGGGCATCACCTTTGGCGGTGTCAAAGGTTAA
- a CDS encoding carbohydrate ABC transporter permease, translated as MSNLTEVTNVKAKASKKTTSMETRIRRAGILFALPWIIGLLAFYAYPLFSSMYYSLTNYNVISPSQWIGFENYITLFNDDLFWKGLKNTLAYALMQVPLAIMFGVTLAMLLNLPVFGQGFLRTVFFLPSLLPVIATTILWQWLLNPQFGLVNAFLEKIGITGPGWLGDTTWSKPSLVIMTLWVLGNSILIYLAGLQDISKDYYEAADIDGANWLQKTFHITIPLLTPVIFFNMIMGVIHALQEFTLPYALTYGTGNPAESLLFYSMYLYNNAFLYMKMGYASAMAWILFVVVMLITVVLLKSSGKWVFYQGDD; from the coding sequence TTGTCTAATCTTACAGAGGTTACTAATGTTAAAGCGAAAGCCAGTAAAAAAACGACTAGTATGGAAACTAGAATACGGCGAGCAGGCATTTTATTTGCTCTTCCATGGATTATTGGTTTATTAGCATTCTATGCATACCCTCTATTTAGCTCTATGTATTATAGTCTTACAAATTACAATGTCATTAGTCCATCTCAGTGGATTGGATTCGAAAATTACATCACACTTTTTAACGACGATCTATTTTGGAAAGGGCTCAAGAATACACTAGCTTATGCATTGATGCAAGTTCCGTTAGCCATTATGTTTGGGGTAACACTTGCAATGCTACTTAATTTGCCGGTATTCGGTCAGGGCTTTCTAAGGACAGTATTCTTTCTCCCGTCCTTATTACCTGTAATAGCTACTACAATATTATGGCAATGGTTATTAAATCCTCAATTCGGATTGGTTAATGCATTTCTTGAAAAAATTGGTATAACAGGGCCTGGGTGGTTAGGGGATACAACTTGGTCTAAACCGTCATTGGTCATTATGACGCTATGGGTATTAGGAAACTCTATCTTAATCTATTTAGCCGGACTTCAGGATATTTCCAAAGATTATTATGAGGCAGCAGACATTGATGGAGCTAATTGGTTGCAAAAAACATTCCATATTACGATTCCGTTATTAACACCAGTTATATTCTTTAATATGATCATGGGAGTTATTCATGCTCTGCAAGAATTCACATTACCTTATGCGCTTACCTATGGGACGGGGAACCCGGCAGAATCCCTTCTATTTTATTCGATGTACCTTTATAATAACGCCTTTTTGTATATGAAGATGGGCTATGCGTCTGCAATGGCTTGGATTTTGTTTGTAGTTGTAATGCTTATTACGGTGGTCCTACTAAAATCATCTGGTAAATGGGTATTTTACCAAGGTGACGATTGA
- a CDS encoding ABC transporter substrate-binding protein, producing the protein MKKRSSRLFLMMVVSVLFLFSVIACSNKQSNGDKDSTDNGNSNSKEKVEITFWHNWETGPSGESIEKSVQKFNETHPDIVVKPVYVAPDGGDSVSSKLVTAVAGGNPPDVMLASRYGIAEYKEALEPIGELAAKDGITEDNFYKWAWGEASYEGELLALPYDGTARALFYNKEHFREAGLDPENPPTTIEELEIAAEKLTKKENGKYTRFGFIPWFGEGWLYSWGWAFGGEFVDNDNIVTANDPKIVDALKWETDFAEKFGIKDVTSFVSSAGTNATNPFFTGQLSMMVTGNWMLSQIEEYAPDLDYGVTYIPTPSGEDFNTFVGGRVLLIPKGVKNLDASWEFVKWMCATEEGQSFKKITGEFAAMPEVNEKLYADDPSQDIFLEVLPNGKYRPVVLAGNMMWDELAKAPDLVMNKQGTPQEILDGITEKINKEIENKKAQLE; encoded by the coding sequence ATGAAGAAGAGGTCTAGTCGTCTATTCCTAATGATGGTAGTTTCAGTACTTTTCTTATTTAGTGTTATTGCGTGTTCGAACAAACAATCAAATGGAGATAAAGACAGTACAGACAATGGCAATTCAAATAGTAAAGAAAAAGTTGAAATAACTTTTTGGCACAACTGGGAAACTGGACCATCTGGAGAATCAATTGAAAAATCTGTACAAAAATTTAACGAAACTCATCCGGATATTGTTGTTAAACCAGTCTATGTAGCTCCAGATGGAGGGGATTCTGTTAGTTCAAAACTAGTTACTGCAGTTGCAGGTGGGAACCCACCAGATGTAATGCTTGCAAGTAGATATGGAATAGCTGAATATAAAGAAGCTCTTGAGCCAATTGGAGAGTTAGCAGCGAAAGATGGTATAACAGAAGATAATTTTTATAAATGGGCCTGGGGGGAAGCATCTTATGAAGGTGAGTTATTAGCACTTCCATATGATGGAACGGCAAGAGCTTTATTTTATAATAAGGAACATTTTAGGGAGGCTGGATTAGATCCTGAGAATCCACCAACTACTATTGAAGAATTAGAGATTGCAGCTGAAAAGTTAACGAAGAAAGAAAATGGAAAATATACTAGATTTGGTTTTATCCCTTGGTTTGGTGAAGGATGGCTATATTCATGGGGTTGGGCATTTGGTGGTGAGTTTGTTGATAACGATAATATCGTTACGGCAAACGATCCTAAAATTGTCGATGCTCTTAAATGGGAAACAGACTTTGCTGAAAAGTTTGGAATTAAAGACGTAACGAGCTTTGTTAGCTCTGCGGGTACTAACGCTACGAATCCTTTCTTTACAGGTCAATTATCCATGATGGTCACTGGAAACTGGATGCTCAGCCAAATTGAAGAATATGCTCCAGATTTAGATTATGGCGTTACTTATATCCCTACACCTTCTGGAGAGGACTTCAATACGTTTGTAGGAGGTAGGGTGCTCCTAATTCCTAAAGGCGTGAAAAATCTAGATGCTTCTTGGGAATTTGTTAAATGGATGTGTGCTACCGAAGAAGGTCAAAGTTTTAAAAAGATTACTGGTGAATTTGCAGCAATGCCAGAGGTAAATGAAAAGTTATATGCTGATGATCCAAGTCAAGATATCTTCCTTGAGGTATTACCGAATGGTAAATATAGACCAGTAGTGTTAGCAGGAAATATGATGTGGGATGAGTTGGCAAAGGCACCTGATTTAGTAATGAATAAGCAAGGTACTCCTCAAGAGATATTAGATGGAATAACAGAAAAAATTAATAAAGAAATAGAAAATAAGAAAGCACAATTAGAATAA
- the rpiB gene encoding ribose 5-phosphate isomerase B, which yields MIVALGCDHAGFPLKAEVIDHLKSLGITVIDYGCHSIEEVDFPDITRSVCQSIKSGEAERGIMVCGTGVGASIAANKFVGIRAAVCHDIHSAHQSVEHDDVNVMCIGAKIVGPWLAKDLINAFFKAEFSTEDHFRRRVGKLHQLELEIARELQNKLSPS from the coding sequence ATGATTGTTGCTTTAGGATGCGACCATGCAGGTTTTCCGCTAAAAGCTGAAGTTATTGATCATTTGAAATCACTTGGAATAACCGTTATAGACTATGGGTGTCATTCAATAGAAGAAGTGGATTTTCCTGATATTACAAGATCTGTCTGTCAATCAATTAAAAGTGGTGAGGCAGAGAGAGGGATAATGGTTTGTGGCACAGGGGTAGGCGCTAGCATTGCAGCAAACAAGTTTGTAGGAATAAGGGCTGCAGTATGCCATGATATTCATTCTGCCCATCAAAGTGTAGAACATGATGATGTAAATGTCATGTGTATTGGAGCTAAAATTGTAGGTCCTTGGTTAGCAAAGGATTTAATTAATGCTTTTTTTAAGGCAGAATTCAGTACAGAGGATCATTTTAGAAGGAGAGTTGGTAAGTTGCATCAATTAGAATTAGAGATTGCTAGAGAATTACAAAATAAACTTAGTCCTAGCTAG
- a CDS encoding LacI family DNA-binding transcriptional regulator gives MATMKDVAKLCGISISTVSRVINNSGYVNKETEEKVKAAIEKLNFSPNQAARSLVNGDTKTIGLIIPDISNPFFPAIARAVEDTLQEEKYSIIVCNSDNDILKLSKHFKTLKQKSVDGIIIAGEIKRNHIQEFTEQNLPLVMIDVNTDSLPVNSVRTDNRFGGNIATNHLIEQGFSRIAHIRGPLDSSTAEDRYKGYLDSLKEFGILYDPTLVQIGDFHEESGYNAMLRLLAHSNPPDAVFVANDLMALGVLEVLSKNKSQIGIVGYDDIPFIKYLNPKLTTVKQPIYDIGIKAAQILLKTINNSSETVDFVKELMKPELIIRQTSLREKVRK, from the coding sequence ATGGCTACTATGAAAGATGTAGCAAAACTATGCGGCATTTCAATTTCTACAGTATCTAGAGTGATTAATAATAGTGGTTATGTTAATAAGGAAACGGAGGAAAAAGTAAAAGCAGCCATAGAGAAGCTTAATTTTTCTCCTAATCAGGCTGCAAGGAGTCTTGTGAATGGTGACACCAAAACCATTGGACTTATAATACCTGATATATCTAACCCTTTCTTCCCTGCTATAGCTCGAGCTGTCGAAGATACATTACAAGAGGAAAAATATTCTATAATAGTTTGTAATTCTGATAACGATATTTTAAAACTAAGTAAACATTTTAAGACCTTAAAGCAAAAATCTGTCGATGGTATTATCATTGCAGGTGAAATAAAGAGGAACCATATCCAAGAATTTACTGAACAAAATCTTCCCCTCGTGATGATTGATGTAAATACTGATTCCTTACCCGTAAACTCGGTGAGAACCGATAATCGTTTTGGAGGAAATATTGCTACTAACCATTTAATTGAGCAAGGTTTCTCAAGGATTGCACATATTCGAGGACCTTTAGATAGTTCTACTGCTGAGGACAGATATAAAGGGTATTTAGATTCTCTAAAGGAATTTGGGATACTATACGATCCCACCTTAGTACAGATAGGTGATTTTCACGAAGAAAGTGGTTATAATGCAATGTTACGTTTACTAGCTCATTCTAATCCACCAGATGCTGTCTTCGTCGCGAATGACCTAATGGCCCTAGGTGTATTAGAGGTGTTATCAAAAAACAAATCACAAATAGGTATTGTTGGCTACGATGACATTCCATTTATAAAGTATTTGAATCCAAAACTTACTACTGTGAAACAACCTATATATGACATAGGAATAAAGGCCGCACAAATTCTATTAAAAACGATAAATAATAGCTCTGAAACAGTTGATTTTGTTAAAGAATTGATGAAGCCTGAATTAATAATAAGACAAACCAGTCTGAGGGAAAAGGTGAGAAAATGA
- the rbsK gene encoding ribokinase: MSDINVVVVGSINMDLVIFTKRFPKNGETIIGNDFRRIPGGKGANQAVAAKRLGANVDIIGCVGDDLYGKELQSIFENEGIGTDYIHAVPNKNTGVAFITVNQQGENSIILSQGSNSNLSPKLIRKAEQVIKKAHVLLLQLEVPVESVIESVKIAKKYKIPIILNPAPAIELNATLLEHIDYLTPNETESKQILGRDFGTNEEIINTLKGIGVKHIIVTLGENGVVFNNHAEEIIQLDALKVNAVDTTGAGDAFNAAFGVSIAEGKTITESIHFAQTVAAYSVTKSGAQPSFPYSRELDA, encoded by the coding sequence ATGAGTGACATAAACGTTGTTGTTGTTGGTAGCATCAACATGGATCTCGTCATTTTCACTAAAAGGTTTCCTAAGAATGGTGAGACAATCATAGGTAATGATTTTCGAAGAATTCCTGGAGGTAAAGGTGCTAACCAGGCAGTTGCAGCAAAAAGACTTGGTGCGAATGTTGATATCATTGGCTGTGTAGGTGATGATCTATATGGTAAAGAACTTCAGAGTATTTTTGAAAATGAAGGTATTGGAACTGATTATATACATGCCGTACCAAATAAAAATACTGGAGTTGCATTCATAACTGTTAACCAACAGGGAGAGAATTCGATAATCTTATCTCAAGGTTCTAATAGTAACCTTTCTCCTAAACTAATACGTAAAGCAGAACAAGTAATTAAAAAGGCTCACGTATTACTCCTTCAATTAGAAGTTCCAGTTGAGTCTGTTATTGAATCTGTTAAAATAGCAAAGAAATATAAGATACCTATTATACTAAACCCAGCTCCAGCAATTGAACTTAATGCTACATTATTAGAACATATAGACTACCTAACACCTAATGAGACAGAAAGCAAACAAATATTAGGTAGAGATTTTGGAACAAATGAGGAAATAATTAATACGTTAAAAGGAATAGGTGTTAAACATATCATTGTAACATTAGGAGAAAATGGAGTTGTATTCAACAACCATGCTGAGGAAATTATCCAACTTGATGCGCTTAAAGTAAATGCTGTAGATACCACAGGAGCAGGAGATGCTTTTAACGCCGCTTTTGGGGTTTCTATTGCAGAGGGGAAAACCATTACTGAATCAATTCACTTCGCCCAAACAGTAGC